DNA from Thermoanaerobacter uzonensis DSM 18761:
TCTCAATACTCATTTTCTTGACTTCTTCTTCCAAATCACTCTTCTCGATGATTTCTCTCACATCTTTCATATGCCTATGATGGTGATGATGCTTTTCTTCATACAATACTTTAAAAGTCTTAGCACTTATACTGTTCTTTTGCGTTTCCCCTATCTCTATATCAAAATTGTCCAAAGCTATCTTCTTTACCTTCTTTTTAAACTCTTCCACATCTACATGAGATAATAATGAAGCAATAGTCATATCTCCAGAAATTCCAGCAAAACAGTCAAAATATAAGACTTTCATTTTGAATCCTCCCCTATCCTATTTATTAAACTTGCAGAATAAGCCGCACCAAAACCATTATCAATATTTACAACACTCACTCCACTGGCACAGGAATTAAGCATAGTCAAAAGAGCAGACAAACCGTGAAAGTTAGCACCATATCCTACGCTTGTAGGTACTGCAATTATAGGAGAGCTAACCAATCCTCCTAAAACAGTAGGAAGTGCCCCCTCCATACCAGCAACTGCAATCAAGACACGGCATTGTCTGATTTCATCTAATTTATCTAATAGCCTATGTAATCCTGCAACTCCAACATCATAAAATCTCTTCACAGTGTTTCCCATAAGTTCTGCAGTAATAGCCGCTTCTTCAGCAACAGGCAAATCAGAAGTTCCAGCAGCCACTACTCCAATTATACCTTTTGTCTTTTTAATTGGTGTATTTCTTATGGAAATTATACGAGCTCCCTCATAATAGGCTGCTTTTTCTACTACCTCTTTCACTGCTTCAAAATGTTGTTGTGAGGCTCTTGTCCCTAAAACATCACTCCCATTTTTGTACATATTAAAAGCAATTTCTCTAACTTGCTGGGGAGTCTTTCCTTGACAAAAAATCACTTCAGGAAATCCCTTTCTTATCTCTCTGTGATAATCAATTTTAGCAAATCCTAAATCTTCATAAGGAAGTTTCTTTAAAGCTTCTAGCGCTTCATCTGTTGATAACTTGTCTTGTTTGAACTCAGTTAAAATTTGCAATATTTTCTCATTATACATTTTTTACCACCTTCACATGAGGTTCATTTAAGCTTCCAGTTCTGTATCCTTCTAAATCCAGTGCTACATACTTAAACCCAGCATCTTTAATTCTCTTTACAACTTCCTTCCTTATACCTTCTTCAAAAATTCTCTTCATCTGCTCCTTTGGAAGCTCAATCCTTCCAATATCTCCATGGTATCTCACTCTAAATCCTGAAAAGCCTAAGTTTCTCAAATCTTCTTCTGCCTTTTCTACCATAGAAAGCTTATCATAAGTTATTTCTTCTCCGTAAGGAATCCTTGAAGCAAGACATGCATAAGAAGGCTTACTCCATGTAGGAAGCCCCATCTTTTTGGATAAAATTCTTATCTCTTCTTTTTTTATGCCACACTCTAATAAAGGGCTTAAAATCCCTAATTCTTTTAAAGCCCTTCTTCCTGGCCTAAAATCAGACACATCATCTGCATTTGTGCCTTCTAGGATATATTTGAAGCTCTTTTCTTCTGCAACAGCTTTAAACCTTGAAAATAAATTGGATTTACATATATAACACCTATTTAAAGGATTTTTTTTAAATTCTTCTATTTCAAGAATATCATTAAACTCCACAACCAAGTGGGGGAGTCCTATTTTTTTAGCAAGCTTTGTAGCTTCTTCTAATTCACTTTTAGGATGCATCGGAGAAGTAGCAGTAACAGCTAATACTCTATTCCCTAAAACATCGTAACTTACTTTTGCCAAAAAAGTGCTATCTACACCTCCAGAAAAAGCAATTAACGCGTTATCTAATCTTGACAAATATCTTTGCAATTCCCTTAGTTTCTCTTCAATTTCCATAATAACACCCCCCTATGGTATACCCATCTATATTGCGTATAACTATTTTATCACACATATTAAAATAAACAAAATGTTAAAGATAAAAAAGCGCTTAAAAGTAAAGGCCTTTAAGCGCTTCAGGTTTGTTGACAAAGTAAAAAAATATTCAAAAGGAGATATTTTGTATCGTCGCTCCGATGTTCCAAAGCGACAAAACTAAAACTCGACCTTCAGGTTCCGGCAGGGTACCGGGCACAATCGACGTCCTGGCCCAGGTGCCCGCCTCCGCCATCCGTGGCTTCGGCCCTGCCTCCACCCTCGGTCTTGCTAAGTTTTGTTGCCGCTTTGTCACAAGTCACTCCTTATACAAAATATCTCCTTTACGAAAGTTTGTCTACAGTCTGAAGCGCTTAAAAGTAAAGGCCTTTAAGCGCTTTTTTATCTATCTAAATTTTAAAAATCTTCACAGCCTCATCCAATTTCACTGCTACCTCTTCTAAATTCTTAGCTGAATCTTTAAGATTTTCTACAGCTGAAAGCTGCTCTTCTGTAGAAGCACTTACTTCTTCAGTAGAAGCCGCTGTCTCTTCTGAAATTGCAGAAATACTTTCCATCGATATGACAATTTCATTTTTCTTTTCTTCCATGGCATTCATCAAGGAATCTATATTGTCTATCATTTTTGTAATTCCGCCTATAAAAGCTTCAAACTCCATAAAAGCATTTTGCGTATCTTTTACAGCTTGATTTTGCTTTTCAATACTTTTATCCGCTGATTGCATAGCATTTGTAGCCATATCAATTGCTTGTTGCATCTTTTCTATTATGTCTTTTATCTGATTGGTAGATTCTGCAGACTGCTGTGCCAATTTCTTTACTTCTTCGGCTACAACAGCAAAACCACGTCCTGCGTCTCCGGCACGGGCTGCTTCAATTGCAGCGTTTAATGATAAAAGGTTTGTCTTATCGGCAATTTCTTCTATAACAGCTGTTATAGCACTTATCTTATGAGAATTTTCTTTAATTTTATTAATAGTCTCAAAAACGTAAAATGTCGCTTTATTTGTTTCTTCGGAGTTTTGTTTTAAAGCTTCTAACTTTATCAAACCATCAGCTTTTACATCTTCCGCTTTACCTGAATATCTCTTCATTTCTTTAGTAGTTTTCAAAATTTCATCTATGTCATTTCCAAACTCAGATATTTTTTGTACGCTTACCGATATTTCTTGTGCTTGGTCATTAGCCCCTTTTGCTATATCATCTACAGCATTTGCAATATCTTGAACGGATTGAGCTGTTTCATCGCTTATTTCTCTAAAACGAGTTGATGCTTCTATTAAAGAACTACTTGACTCTCTAACTTTTGTTGCAATATCTTTTAATTTCTGTACTGTATCGTTATATTCCCTTTCCAACACCCCAAATTCGTCTTTTCTTCTTACATCAATAAAAGAAGTTAAATCTCCTTCTTTTAATTTATTCATGGCTGTCAACATCTTATAAACTGGTCTTGTAAAATTCCGAGCAAAAATATACGCTACAATCAAAGAAATAAGGGAGAAAATAATTATTATGGTTATAAAAATATTATTAATTTTTGATACTTCTGAAAGATAATCAGACTTACTGACCACTCCCACAACCTTCCAACCAGTAATAGGGTTGGTATCAAAAATTATAACGCTATCTTCTTTATTGTATTTCGCATGTATTTCTCCTTTTGGACTTTCAAAAATACTTTTAGCAAAAGGCTCTTTATTAAAATCGCTTCCAACTATTTTTTTATTTGTATCCAAAAATACTATACCATTTTTGTCTACTAAAAATACCATACCATTATTCCCTATTTTTACGTCTTTAATAAGTTTTTCCATGCCATATAGATTTAAATCCATCCCTATTGCCCCTATAACTTCACTAGTTATAGGGTTTAAAACAGCTTGAGACACAGAAATAACATAGTTTCCAGTTGCTACATCCTTATAAGCATCAGTCCAAAAAGGATTCCCTTTAGATTGTTTAGCTCCTTCATACCAAGGTCTTGTTGTCGGATCAAAATCAGAGCTTAAATCAACATGAGGAAATGTGTAAATCTTCTTATCAGCTGTACCATAATAAATCAAAGCAGCATCTGGAGTCATATTCTTTAATTTGATGAGCACGCTATTTATGCGGTCAGCCGTTTCTTCCTCTGTATTCCCTTTAAGCATCAAATTAGAATCATCTTTTGCAAAATAATTGAGTTTATTGGCGACTCCTTCTAAATAAAGAGACAACTCTTTATTTACTGAACTAACACTATTAGCCATATTAGATAAAGTAGCATTGGTAATTTCCTTAGAAGAAAAACTGTAAGATATGTACCCACTCAATGCTAAAGAAGAAATTACAATAATTATAATCATCAAGCTTAATTTTGTCTGGATACTTGAGAGTCTTACTTGTTTTTTTAGGTTTAGTAGAACATTTATATCGCGTCTTTTTTTGAATTTTGTAGCTTTTTTCAATATATCTCCCCCCAGATATGTTATACTATTTTTTATATCGACTTTTCTATGCCAAAAGTTTAATTCTTCGTGTTCCTTTTATAAAACTCCAAAGTATAGATAACAAAGGCTAAAATAGCCAATAACAGCGCTATAATCATCAAAGTAAATCCATAAGGCCACTTAAAAATTGAAAAAATTATCGCAATATAAAAGAAAAGTGTAGCTGCTTTACCATAGTTATTAGCAGGTATAGCAATTTCTTGCTTTTTATAAAGTATCGCGGCACCTATTATCATTGAAAATTCTTTTACCATTAAAACAGCAATAACAAAAAAAGGAATCAAATTTTTCATCCATAAACTAGTCAAAACAGTAAGTATCATCAACTTGTCCGCAAGAGGGTCAAGCAAAGTACCAATTTTTGTTACTTGGTTATAGTGCCTCGCTATATAACCATCCAAAATATCCGTAATACCTGATAATATAAAAATCACTGCAGCATAAGTATTCCCTTCGTGGACATAAAAAAAAGTGTATACAAAAAGAGGTATAAGCAAAAATCTAACAAGTGTAAGAAAATTTGGTATATTCATTTAAACACCTCTAACTGTCAAGTTTAATAAAATTATAATACAAAAAACCCAAAAGTAAAAGGCCCTTATCGGGCCATATTTACAGGAACTTTTATCTTATCTAAAGCTATGCGGAAACTATATCCATCTTCTTCTTTTTTAAAGTCTTCTATATCTTTGAAGCAATTGACAAAAACATCATTTTTTGTGTGAACTTCTATATCTTCTAAATTGTACTTTAAAGCTGTCCTTCTCAGTAAAGAATTAATTATTTCTTCTGCAGTTTCTACGCCTACATTCTCCCTCTCTTCAATATAAATATACATACTGCTCTTTTTTTGTTGCCAATCAATATCGTATAGCACACAGAACCCTAATTTAATACCATCTTTCGTTTCTAATACGAACATTTTACGATTTTTACCAAAAGGTATATTTAATACATTGTCTTTCCCTCGAGATATTTTAAACAAATCAATTAAAAATTTGACCACGTTAATGTCTTGCAACCATAAGGAAAATATTTTTTTGTCTTTTTTCTCTAAATCTTTAATTAAAACTTTCCCATTTTCTCCCATTCTCAACACCACCTATCTATAAATATATATTCTTTACAAATTTCAAAAATCCTGCTTAAAAACAGAAAATAATTTTCGACAAATAAAAAATACAGTATAAATAAAAAAGAGGAGTAAAACCTCCTCTCAGACTGTAGACAAACTTTCGTAAGGGAGATATTTTGTATAAGGAGTGACTTGTGACAAAGCGGCAACAAAACTTAGCAAGACCAAAGGTAGAGGCAGGGCCGAAGCCATGGATGGCGGAGGCGGGCACCTGAGACAGGACGTCGATTGTGCCCGGTACCCTGCCGGAACCTGAAGGTCGAGTTTTAGTTTTGTCGCTTTGGAACATCGGAGCGACGATACAAAATATCTCCCTTTGAATATTTTTTCACTTTGTCAACAAACTAAAACCTCCTCTGAGCTTGTTAAAATTTTCATAACTCTTTATTTCTATAATTTATTGCATAGGAACATTTTTTAAAACCTCTGAAAATAGGCTTATAAATGTTGCACCCATAAAAATCATCATTATTATGAATAGAAGAATCAAAACTATGTAAGGAAGAAAAAATACAAAGACTGCGTTACCTGTACTCATTTTGTAATTCTCCCTTATAGCTATAATTTCTAAAACAATAACCCAGACTGTAAATATCGCTAAAAATAAATACATAAATATTAAGCCAGCTTTCGGATTTAACAAACGTGCAAATAAGTTTACAACAACCATAAAAATCATGGGAAGTTTTGCAAACCCTATTGCAGAATACAATCCCTTTGCTGTACCTATTACTACCTCTTCTTTTTCTTCGTTCGTTTTTTGTTCAACTTGAAGATTCTTCTCTTCAATTTGAGTAAAAGATACATTGTCTTCCACATTAGCATACATTTTGCCTTCTAAAATTTCCGCTAAAAAGTGATACACTGCTGCATAAACAAAGTAAGTCAAAGGAGCTATAAATACACTCCCAAATACAGCCATTATAATAAACAGTGACCTTAACCTTCCAAAATCAGGCATACCTTGACTGGAAGTAAAAAAATTTGTACTAGACATTGTAAAACTATAATTGCTTGTCACCGTCAATAATCCTGTAGCTATGATGACAACAACAGCCTGCCAAATTGGTTTTTTTCTTACAATCTCTTTAATAGTTTCTACAGGTTGAAAAAATACACCATACAGTCTTTCCAAAAAATTCACTTCTATGACCTCCTAATTTTTAAAATTCAAAATTATGCTTATATAAATTTTACCACACTTTTTATTATTTCCTTTAATTTTTTGTTAAATTTTTTCACTATGAAGGAAAATAAATTTTTTTGGTGAATTATATATAGTGAGGTGATAAAATGCAAGCAGAAATATTAAAAGCTATCCAGACAATTTCAAATCCCTTTTTAGACTATTTTTTTATAGCTGTAACTATGTTGGGAAGCTCAGGATTTTATTTTATTTTTATCCCCATTTTTTACTGGTGTGTAGATAAAAGATTTGGCCTAAAATTGGGGCTTATATTGATAAGCTCTATCTATGTAAACACTATTTTAAAAGAGATAACAAAAATAGCAAGACCTATAGGATATCCAGGAATAAGGTCTATTTTTACACAATCGGCAGGTGGGTATTCTTTCCCAAGTGGCCATGCACAAGGTTCTACAACTGTTTGGGGAACTTTAATGGTACACTATCAAAAAAAATGGCTGTGGTATATAGGAATCGCCGTCGTATTACTCGTATCATTTTCGCGAATGTATTTAGGTGTCCACTGGCCGATAGATATTATTGGCGGAATATTGATAGCTGTTTTAATAATAATTTTAAGTGAACTTATTGATAGCATCGTGAAAGAAAGTAATTTTAACATAAGTTTAGCTTTTAAAGTTATTTTGTCAATTTTAATCCCTGCGCTTTTGATATTAATTTTTCCTCACAAGGATATTTATGAATACATGGGTTTAATTTCTGGTACTTTAATAGGTTATTTTATAGATAAAGAAAAATTTGATTTTACTGTCAATGCTCCTCTTCAAAAGCAAATTTTGAAGTTACTAATTGGCATAATTGTATTTTTTGTACTTAAAGAGGGATTAAAATTTGTGTTGCCGTCTGGAAATATTTTTAACGCTATAAGGTATACAATTTGCGGACTGTGGCTTTCTCTTGGTGCACCTTATGTATTCAATCTTTTTAAATTAAACGATAAAACAATAAAAGCATAAAAATAAGGCCTCCTTCATGAGGT
Protein-coding regions in this window:
- the pgsA gene encoding CDP-diacylglycerol--glycerol-3-phosphate 3-phosphatidyltransferase, whose product is MNIPNFLTLVRFLLIPLFVYTFFYVHEGNTYAAVIFILSGITDILDGYIARHYNQVTKIGTLLDPLADKLMILTVLTSLWMKNLIPFFVIAVLMVKEFSMIIGAAILYKKQEIAIPANNYGKAATLFFYIAIIFSIFKWPYGFTLMIIALLLAILAFVIYTLEFYKRNTKN
- a CDS encoding phosphatase PAP2 family protein, producing MQAEILKAIQTISNPFLDYFFIAVTMLGSSGFYFIFIPIFYWCVDKRFGLKLGLILISSIYVNTILKEITKIARPIGYPGIRSIFTQSAGGYSFPSGHAQGSTTVWGTLMVHYQKKWLWYIGIAVVLLVSFSRMYLGVHWPIDIIGGILIAVLIIILSELIDSIVKESNFNISLAFKVILSILIPALLILIFPHKDIYEYMGLISGTLIGYFIDKEKFDFTVNAPLQKQILKLLIGIIVFFVLKEGLKFVLPSGNIFNAIRYTICGLWLSLGAPYVFNLFKLNDKTIKA
- the larB gene encoding nickel pincer cofactor biosynthesis protein LarB is translated as MYNEKILQILTEFKQDKLSTDEALEALKKLPYEDLGFAKIDYHREIRKGFPEVIFCQGKTPQQVREIAFNMYKNGSDVLGTRASQQHFEAVKEVVEKAAYYEGARIISIRNTPIKKTKGIIGVVAAGTSDLPVAEEAAITAELMGNTVKRFYDVGVAGLHRLLDKLDEIRQCRVLIAVAGMEGALPTVLGGLVSSPIIAVPTSVGYGANFHGLSALLTMLNSCASGVSVVNIDNGFGAAYSASLINRIGEDSK
- a CDS encoding Yip1 family protein: MNFLERLYGVFFQPVETIKEIVRKKPIWQAVVVIIATGLLTVTSNYSFTMSSTNFFTSSQGMPDFGRLRSLFIIMAVFGSVFIAPLTYFVYAAVYHFLAEILEGKMYANVEDNVSFTQIEEKNLQVEQKTNEEKEEVVIGTAKGLYSAIGFAKLPMIFMVVVNLFARLLNPKAGLIFMYLFLAIFTVWVIVLEIIAIRENYKMSTGNAVFVFFLPYIVLILLFIIMMIFMGATFISLFSEVLKNVPMQ
- a CDS encoding methyl-accepting chemotaxis protein, which translates into the protein MKKATKFKKRRDINVLLNLKKQVRLSSIQTKLSLMIIIIVISSLALSGYISYSFSSKEITNATLSNMANSVSSVNKELSLYLEGVANKLNYFAKDDSNLMLKGNTEEETADRINSVLIKLKNMTPDAALIYYGTADKKIYTFPHVDLSSDFDPTTRPWYEGAKQSKGNPFWTDAYKDVATGNYVISVSQAVLNPITSEVIGAIGMDLNLYGMEKLIKDVKIGNNGMVFLVDKNGIVFLDTNKKIVGSDFNKEPFAKSIFESPKGEIHAKYNKEDSVIIFDTNPITGWKVVGVVSKSDYLSEVSKINNIFITIIIIFSLISLIVAYIFARNFTRPVYKMLTAMNKLKEGDLTSFIDVRRKDEFGVLEREYNDTVQKLKDIATKVRESSSSLIEASTRFREISDETAQSVQDIANAVDDIAKGANDQAQEISVSVQKISEFGNDIDEILKTTKEMKRYSGKAEDVKADGLIKLEALKQNSEETNKATFYVFETINKIKENSHKISAITAVIEEIADKTNLLSLNAAIEAARAGDAGRGFAVVAEEVKKLAQQSAESTNQIKDIIEKMQQAIDMATNAMQSADKSIEKQNQAVKDTQNAFMEFEAFIGGITKMIDNIDSLMNAMEEKKNEIVISMESISAISEETAASTEEVSASTEEQLSAVENLKDSAKNLEEVAVKLDEAVKIFKI
- the larE gene encoding ATP-dependent sacrificial sulfur transferase LarE, which codes for MEIEEKLRELQRYLSRLDNALIAFSGGVDSTFLAKVSYDVLGNRVLAVTATSPMHPKSELEEATKLAKKIGLPHLVVEFNDILEIEEFKKNPLNRCYICKSNLFSRFKAVAEEKSFKYILEGTNADDVSDFRPGRRALKELGILSPLLECGIKKEEIRILSKKMGLPTWSKPSYACLASRIPYGEEITYDKLSMVEKAEEDLRNLGFSGFRVRYHGDIGRIELPKEQMKRIFEEGIRKEVVKRIKDAGFKYVALDLEGYRTGSLNEPHVKVVKNV